In one window of Bacteroidota bacterium DNA:
- a CDS encoding S9 family peptidase, producing MKNKHIILFCLLTFIAGVSFAQQVLTPESLWKLGRVSDPQLSPNGEKVVYSIRNYNLSTNKGNSDIWVYDIKKNLASAVATDSSNETMPRWNMDGTGIYYLNDAGGSSQLWSCSIDGINKKQNTKLESDINLYGISPSGTMIWIAQDVKLDNFFGRDIYNDLPKSTGKVYDDLMMRHWDSWADGNYSHIFVAPFQDGKISGRPVDIMKDERFDTPMKPDGGEEQISWRPDGKMLAYTCKKYSGREYALNTNSDIYLYDVENKKTTNLTNGMVGYDKNPAFSPEGNQLVWESQAENGNEADRHRLFLYDFATQSKRELSADFDFNVENPVWGSNGRRVYFKADIQATDQIFFYDLYNKSAHPMYQLTKDVADYTAISVASFPAKQDVIVASRMSISEPTELFLIDSKSGVSKQITFTNKDFLSNYKLADVKKRMVKSTDGKEILTWVIYPPDFDPSKKYPTLLYCQGGPESTVSQFFSYRWNFQLMAANGYIIVAPNRRGLPGFGSKWNDDIVGDWGGQPMRDLLSAIDDVSKEPYVNKDKMGAVGASYGGFSVFWLAGHHEKRFKAFISHCGVFNFEAMWGTEELFFQNKEFQGPYWQSPVPKSYNEFSPNRFVQNWDTPILIISNEKDYRIPYSQGLEAFSAARIKNIPARFICFPDEGHWVLKPQNSVLWQREFYDWLDKYLK from the coding sequence ATGAAGAACAAGCACATTATCCTCTTCTGCCTGCTTACATTCATTGCAGGTGTTTCTTTTGCACAGCAGGTACTCACTCCGGAGTCATTGTGGAAACTGGGACGAGTTTCAGACCCGCAACTTTCTCCGAATGGTGAAAAGGTGGTGTATTCGATCAGGAATTACAACCTGTCGACAAACAAAGGAAATTCAGATATCTGGGTTTATGATATTAAGAAAAACCTTGCCTCCGCTGTAGCCACCGACAGTTCAAATGAAACCATGCCTCGTTGGAATATGGATGGCACGGGAATCTATTATCTGAATGATGCCGGAGGAAGCAGTCAGCTTTGGAGTTGCTCGATAGACGGAATAAATAAAAAGCAAAATACAAAACTTGAAAGCGATATCAATCTGTATGGGATCTCACCATCCGGCACAATGATTTGGATTGCTCAGGATGTAAAACTGGATAATTTTTTCGGTAGAGATATTTACAATGATCTTCCAAAATCCACCGGAAAGGTTTACGATGATTTGATGATGCGTCATTGGGATTCCTGGGCGGATGGAAATTACAGTCACATTTTTGTTGCTCCATTTCAGGATGGAAAAATTTCCGGTCGTCCTGTAGACATCATGAAAGATGAGCGCTTTGATACACCGATGAAACCGGATGGAGGTGAGGAGCAAATCAGTTGGAGACCGGATGGAAAGATGCTTGCATACACTTGTAAAAAATATTCCGGAAGAGAATATGCACTAAATACAAATTCAGACATCTATCTCTACGATGTAGAAAATAAGAAAACTACCAACCTGACAAATGGAATGGTTGGATATGATAAGAATCCGGCATTCTCTCCGGAGGGAAATCAACTGGTATGGGAAAGCCAGGCGGAGAATGGAAACGAAGCCGATCGTCATCGTTTATTCCTCTATGATTTCGCGACACAGTCAAAACGTGAACTCAGTGCTGATTTTGATTTCAATGTTGAAAATCCGGTCTGGGGTAGCAATGGAAGAAGAGTTTATTTCAAGGCTGATATCCAGGCGACGGATCAGATCTTTTTTTATGATCTGTACAACAAGTCTGCTCACCCTATGTATCAACTGACAAAAGATGTTGCTGATTACACCGCAATATCGGTAGCAAGCTTTCCGGCAAAGCAGGATGTTATTGTCGCTTCCAGAATGTCCATCTCTGAACCCACTGAATTATTTTTGATCGATTCAAAGTCAGGGGTTTCAAAGCAAATCACATTCACGAATAAGGATTTTCTTTCCAATTACAAACTTGCGGATGTCAAAAAGAGAATGGTGAAATCAACAGATGGAAAAGAAATTCTCACCTGGGTTATTTATCCTCCGGATTTCGATCCTTCAAAAAAGTACCCAACGCTTTTATATTGTCAGGGTGGTCCTGAATCCACAGTGAGCCAGTTCTTTTCTTACCGATGGAATTTTCAGCTGATGGCTGCTAACGGCTATATTATTGTTGCTCCCAATCGACGCGGTTTACCCGGCTTTGGATCCAAATGGAATGATGATATTGTTGGCGACTGGGGCGGACAGCCAATGCGTGATTTGCTCAGTGCCATTGATGATGTTTCAAAAGAACCTTATGTAAACAAAGACAAAATGGGAGCTGTTGGTGCCAGCTATGGAGGTTTTTCCGTTTTCTGGCTTGCCGGTCATCATGAAAAACGATTCAAAGCATTCATTTCACATTGCGGTGTTTTCAATTTTGAAGCCATGTGGGGAACAGAAGAATTATTTTTCCAGAACAAAGAATTCCAGGGACCTTACTGGCAAAGTCCTGTCCCAAAAAGTTACAATGAATTTTCACCGAATCGCTTTGTTCAAAATTGGGATACACCGATTCTGATTATTTCAAACGAAAAAGATTACAGGATACCTTATTCACAAGGTCTCGAAGCTTTCAGTGCGGCCCGCATAAAAAATATTCCCGCCAGGTTTATTTGTTTTCCTGATGAAGGTCACTGGGTACTCAAACCACAAAATAGTGTTCTCTGGCAGAGGGAATTTTATGATTGGCTGGATAAGTATCTGAAGTAA